TATACTTCTTTTATTAAAGTTacttaaatcaaaattattttcaaaattacaaCCAAAACTTCttcaaattcttaaaaaaattccgacagcacctcccctaaaaacTGGAATTCGCCACCCATCACGAGTCTCTTATTTTTAACCCCAACTCAGTCAAAACCAACTTTACAAATTAACATTTCCAAATTCATCATTCAAAACCAATAAGAACCAATTTCAatcaaaagttcaaaatcaaTATATCCAATCATTTTACCAGAAATTTCAAAGAATGATAAATCAATACTCAATTCAGCCACAACTTCAATCACAGCAGAAAACTCATTTCAATCACAACATTAATTCATTTACATTAATTTACTCAACTCATCAGGTATTCaacttcaaaatattttaactttaaaagaATCCCATACCTCAATTATCCGAGTTCGCATAAATTTATCGTGATAATTTCCCCTCCTTTTAATTCATGGTAGCAACTGCGACTCTCATGCAACTGGAACGGCAGTGGCAGCAACCGGAACAGCGACAATGTTAGTCTTTACACCAGTGGCCATAGTTGCAGTAAAATAGAAGATTCAAATTGGATAggaattaaaagtaattataaCCCTGGGGATTCAAAACAAAGTAAGGActagaattgaattaaaataagacTGCGTCACTCTGATAACTTGGATATTACGATGActctaaatatatttaatactaaaataggagcctgtttaaaacttaaacCATATTTTTTTCAAAGCTTACATCCATACATTACAAATTATAATACTTACaaagaatacatatatatacatattattaaTTTCACAAGCATTACATAATCAGAATCCTATCCCTCTTATAAAACTTataaagataaaggcgagggaaaAAGTAACTAATACAACACAAACATCGTttaaaacagaaatggaaataaaTAAGCTCTTTCGAACTTCACACCCATAAcctgaaaaagaaaagaccTGTAGAGGAGTGAGAACACCGTCCTCGCAGGTTCTCAGTATAGAAGGAAATACCATCAAAGCAAAGAAATACTTGAAAATACAATTAATTTCGTTATAAAAGCAGTTTATCCATGAAATTACCTTTTGGGAAAAActttgtataaaaaattaattttaaaagtcgTAAAGGAATTCCTTTAGTTTACGAATCAGTAAGGTGAATAGTTTAAAGAAATGAGAAAGATCAAAGTCGTGCCTAAAGACTTTCTATCCCTCAACTTACTCTGCTCTTTCCTATCCAACTAGTAcataagttaaaataataagacAACACCTAGTTTGTTCTACCCCAACCTTCATCATCTCATACCAGAAACCACTCTCATCACGCCTCCACCCAAAAAGGTCTCTCAGATAAACATACACATACAAGACAAACAAAGAAATCAAAGGTAGGATTCAAGtacaacaaataaaacaaatagCAGATAAATGTGGGTAGGCagttaggcaaaccaaaacaatgcacACTCAATCAAAACATACAAATGTATATGATGTATgactgtcctatggctgatgcgCCTCATCTATcagttatcaagccaacccgacaagtctggtTTGATAAATCATTGGACTGTCCCCTGACGcgcatccccatgagtctatgcatagcttgtTCTCATATATATACAAGAATTTAACATGAAAACTCCAATTACTGGAGAAAAAATCACGGCCGTTGCCAAATGAtaaccagagaatatcactatgtgaaaattgttacaacacatagacttctttctctctaacactggcaccccagtacacccacactctcaaagcaaatatttaactacacctcacaacactctctaatcaaaaggtatagaggaaaagaaaagtcaaaTACAAGCTTTAAGTGTTTCCGACTAGTGCAAAAATTATGGAGaactcatatttatagcctaggccacccactccatttgctatcctaagcaatgtgggactaatttaACCAAATCttaacaatctcccccttgattgAAATAGTCACACATCTTCAGCTTCCATTGTCAACACCGACAATTCTTTGCTGCCATTGTCTATACCGACAATCATAATTCAGAGAACTATCATACTCCACCATAAAAGTATACTCACTTGGAATTAGACCACTCCAAGTATTTCGCCTTGGTACAGATCGAAACCTTGCTGAAAATTCATGGTGCAACTTTCAAATTGGCTTTTTCTGAAAGTTATTCAGCCATCGACATAACTCCGCCACACACCTTGCATCTCAACGCCAACCAATGCCTGTGTGCAATTGTGGACCCGATTGCCACAACTTATCTTTATCCATGGCAGTGCGGCAATACCATGAGGATACTTCTTGTCTTCTACGTCTTGTGCAAACCTGATTGTATCAACACATCATTGACTTGTATTTGCCACAagccaaaattgattcttccatcaaatttctctatttcaagCTTTACAGCACTTGAATATCCTGACATTGTTACAACTGTATACTGGAATAGTATAACTCAACTGTAGACCGTGCACTAGGAAGGGTCCCCAGGAAAGAGAGGTGGGTCACaatggacacacttaaataccaggtctttccttagccagaacctttccaaactgcactctcacagtgtcacactgccttccggcaacaacaacagcaaccaaaGATCAACCTCAAACTACaggacaaaattcttttctgatgtggaaggtcagactaggctgcaaccacagagtatactaagaataaatcccaccgaaccgaagctctgataccacattgttgggaataatacaccattcccccttgagaaaatacatttcacagagaaataaaatagacacaatcacaacacaagaatttaacgtgaaaactccaattaccggagaaaaaaTCACGtccgttgtcaaatgacaaccagagaatatcactatgtgaaaattgttataACACacagacttctttctctctaacaccggcaccccagtatacccacactctcttaaagcaaatatttaactacacctcagaacactctctaatcaaagagtatagagaaaaagaaaagtcagatacaagctttaagtgtttccgactggtgcaaaaattatggagaacttagcctcatatttatagcctaggccacccactccatttgctatcctaagcaatgtgggactaattcaaccaaatcctaacacCAGTCTCCCTTACATCgcagggtcaacagagtatcgagtctcaacctgaaacacgtggtggcaagccacgactctttacccaggaaaactcgtatctcagataattcaaataaataagcCATATGAATAGTTCaatcataattcatcaacatccgCATCATTCTTAATCATGTCTCATTCATCACAAATATTGTCATCAATAACGTAACCATTGTCATCAATCACAATCATCACCCCACAACACTATAATTAACCAGAATTATCACCATACCTCAATCATACTTAATCATTATCCTCCCTCAACCTCGAAATCATCATCAGACTTCAACCAAAACTAATTGTCACTAAATCACATctcaattttaaatataatcttCAAATAACTCACTAAACTTACCTCTAAATCAATACCACACAATTTTCATCGTATTCCTCAAAATAACCTTCTTCCTCAAAATAACCTTCTTCCTATTAACTCTTACgttcaatttcattaaaaaccttAAACTCACTTTCCTATTCCTGAACCcttgaatttatatttaatttactatttttaagtctttagttaattatttaaatctCCTCTCGTTATTAAAAATCAAGTGAGTTTAAAACTACAAGGttaataaaatcataagaaTCCGATTATCTTTAATAATCTTTAAAAGCATTCAAAATATACTTCTTTTATTAAAGTTACTTaaatcaaaatcattttcaaaatcacAACCAAAACTTCTTCAAATTCTTAGAAAAATTCCGACAGCACCTCCCTTAAAAACTGGAATTTGCCACCCATCACGGGTCCCCTCTTTTTAACCCCAACTCAGTCAAAACCAACTTTACAAATTaacattttcaaattcatcattTAAAATCAATAAGAACCAATTTCAatcaaaagttcaaaatcaaTATATCCAATCATTTTGCCAGAAATTTCAAAGAATGATAAATCAATACTCAATTCAGTCACAACTTCAATCACAGCAAAAAACTCATTTCAATCACAACATTAATTCATTTGCATTAATTTACTAAACTAATCAGGTATTCAACTccaaaatattttaactttaaaagaATCCCCTACCTCGATTAGCCGAGTTCGCATAAATTTATCGTGATAATTCCCTCTCCTTTTAATTCATGGCAGCAGCTGCGACTCTCACGCAACTAGAACGACAGTGGCAGCAACCGGAACAGTGACAATGTTAGTCTTCACAGCAGTGGCCATGGTTGCAGCAAAATAGAAGATTCAAATTGGATAGGAATTAAAAGCAATTACAACCCTAGGATTCAAGACAAAGTAAGGactagaattaaattaaaattataacatGAAAACCGTAGCAGTGACAAAACAGAACATACAAATGGACCAAATCTACAGGAAAGATCAGACCAGTACCAAGATAACAGAAACAGAAATAGCAGTAGCTTCAGCAGTCCTGCGTAGGGGTGCCAACGGGGCGGGTAGGGGCGGGTTTTTGCTCTACCCGACCCCGTTCCGCCGTATAATAACCCGCATAGAACCCGCCCCGCTTTTACCCGTGGGTAGTAAAATGTTGAACCCTAACCCGCCCCTATGGGTACTAAaatccaataaataaaattaaatttcaaaatttatataaccatcaTCACATAACTAAAAACCCGCCCCGAGCGGGTAGGGGCGGGATGGATACCCGCGAGTTCGGGTAGTATTGCCATCCCTAGACTCCCGCGACAACACTAGCGTCAATATTCAACCTAATTGTAGCAGAAAATAGGATAATAGTACAGTAAAAGTGGAAGTAGAAAAAGTTTAAGAAAGCGAAGGACAAAATAGAGGCGGCAAAGATACCTCTATCAGTGACTAACAACAACGTAGAGTTCAGTGGTGGTCACGGCGGCATTCGACGAGCCTAGTGACGGCAATAGCAGCGATGGTGGCCTTTGTCATCCTCCTTCGCGTTCATCTCTGTTTCGTTCTGCTTCTCCTGGCGACCTAGTTGACGGTGGAGATGAACCCTAGCTGTGGCACAATCTGCAGCGACGGTGTGGCGATAGCAGCGAGGCATGGTGCAGTGGCATTGGGTTTTCTCTGCGGTGACTAGGGGTGTGCATGGTCCGGCCCGGTCCCGAGCACTTTATGGGCTAATTTAgtgtgatttcatcgggtttagggccgggtaagggtctcaaaaatagacctgATCATTATTTTGGGTCGGGTCCGGGCCATGGCTCGGGCCGTTCGAAGTCGGCccggtggcccggtcatcatacacaattgatttttgtgttattagtgatggaggatggctattcttatgtggaatttaagtattgtaaaccttatattttgtgttattagttattataagactataagttaatattttatgtttaaaatgcataagattttagactaatgcataatattgtgttatttgtattgatttagatatttggtgttattatacaatattagtattgattatggttatgctttaattttagagaagagttggttcttgttatatttttctaagtgaattttaccatatCAAATAATAGTTGgagttttgaaattttggatattttcacatgctagcTTATAAGAAAGTGTCAAgataatgtaatgttaacggcccgATTTTCACCCGATTTTTATTTGGTATAATCGTGGCCCGAAAGTGTataggtttcatcgggtctagagCCGGGTTCCGGTCTAATAAATAGGCCCGGTATATATTTCGGATCGGGTCTGAGTCACATCAAACCCGGTTTCACCCGATCGATGCACACCCCTAGCGACGATGATGACAGAACCGGCTTCTCCCTTCCCGCGCGTATGCTCTCCTGtcggtctctctctctctttgcaCACTCTCTTCTGCTTTACCCATGGTTGACGGCGGCAAGGCGAGGACGACGACGGTGGCGACACAGCGAGGACGATGACAACGACTGGGTGGCGCGATCCACTCCTCCTCGCGGTTCATGGCAGATCGGCAGCGACGGCGACTCCCCATAAACGGCGATGCAGCACGATGGCGAGGAACTGGAGCGGTGGCAGGGCGCAAATAGCttccctttctcttcttctccttctcctcggCGGTTCCCTTCCcctcttcccttctttctttccttctttctttttctttcttcgtgGTTGCGTGCTGTGTGGGTGGTGTATGTTGTGTGTGTTGTGCGAGTTGTGTGAGTGGGTTAGGGTTAGGTCAAAATTAGGGTTTTGATTTAGGAATTTTGGGTTTAATTAGagtaagttaattttaataaaattggagTATAAAgagtattaatttaaaatctaatttagtccttaaaattactttaaagTATTATTTGTTGTATGGAAATACTAATTTGATTCTCAATCAAATactctaattaaaaatataagataatataattgatttttttattaacaaaacttaaagtatttaattataaaaatattatcataCAAAATTTTCTAAGACTTTAAATAGTAAATAGGAAAATAATCCAAAATTATAGAGTTTGGAtaaatactttaatttatttcaaatccaattaatcaaaactatttttaattatttttaataaaataatctttgaaattaaaactgtaaataaatatatgatttgaaattagttcaaaatagaattttttaaaaattttaggttttacactttaaactttaaagaccaaaataaaattatactcaAACGTAGGAgaccaatttaatattttattctaaatttaattttatattttttattttaccagtatatttataaattatagaaTGATtaaatattgtatttaattaaaaaattaatttattgtaaattAAATCGGTAAGATAAAACGTAGAATTTTATGGTGCGAGTAAAtacaaattgaaaaatttttaattcgcAAATAAAATAGGACTGgactttaaaaataatttaaacctataaataaaattagagtttaatttaAATCCTATTTTATCTTACCTATTATTAGTCCTAGCATAGAATGACAGCAGATTCCATTTTTTAGATATCCCACCTGCTAGCTTCAGCCATATCATATAGATGATGATGGTAGATCAtttctttgttttctatttttcgtatttaattttcgaatttagTACCATTTCaattccaaaagaaaaaaaatatattacgcTGGATATTAATTCAATTAATCTTTGTCTTTAATTTCTATTCAGTATAATTCTGATGttgaaaaaaaaactcaattaatCCTTATTCGTGGAATAGATTCTAAATCTTATATGGATCACCTAGTTCAATTTTTTCATCTAGCTGAATATGACATATATATACTTATAATAagagaaatattaaaaaataaataaaatttattattttttatcaatattcttagttattagattaatttttttgtctaacaatttaataatatatttttaatttatacttttaaattttattgattaatatatcattaaccaaaaataataaattatgttagTCTTTCGTATTTCTCTTATAATAATTCATatccatcaaggcatcaattgTATATTGTTACACTGAATGCTGAAATAAATTCGGAATATATAACTGCATCCTTATATGCAAAAAATTATGCCTCGGATGAAtagattgaaaatttatttttgtccaGGAGTGTAGTACTAGTAGCATATAATATGGATGATGTCTTCCACTACCACTACTACTGTCAAAAATTACAAGCCACGTATCATATGTTTCTTAATTTGAGTGACTACTGAGTGGTTTGGACTCAGAATATGTACATGCATAATGTGTAGACTGTAGAGTAGAATGGGGTTATGGATCCAACTGAATTAGTTCTATAGTTTGGAGAATAGTGGAAGAACAATCATCTTAGGGAATCAATTTAACATGCATGAAAGAAGGCATCATCTATAACATCGTGCATGCATAAAACGATAAGACAAAAACTTACTACTTTCGATATATGCAAGGGTGGTAATCGAAAAGTCCGTCCTGTTCTGTCAAAAGTCTATTTTTAGTagattaatttattctattttatttaataaagtgattctaaaattttattccATCTTATTTAACAGCAAATTAGTAGGtcaaattcattaatttttttattattaaatattaaataatatatataattttacaattattttaataaatttataatttttaaaaatataaaaaattataatttttaaattcacaaacaaagtctttataattataaatatgtaataaacataattataaataaaattttttgaaacaaataataaaaccaacattttttaaagtaaaataaatattatccaaaatatataattaaacatctaCAAGTTTAAAACATAATCAATCAAACGTAAAACATAATCTAAAATACTAAATTAGAACATCTTCAAAAAAACCATAAATCCGGAGAAAAAACTTGTCCCATTCCATTAAAACTCATGGTTTAAGCGGTGCAAGTTAAGCGAATTTTTGATATATGACCGTCTCATTTTTTTAACTCGACCTATCATTTTAAGCAGATTACACAGTCCAATTCGATAAATTTAGATTTGTTTAtcatctttatatatatatgacattttattattttgattttttttacatCTTGTTGATTATTACACTTtttacatttttcaaaattttggtcTTTAAATTGTTAATAAAGGTATGTAAAGTTTTATCTTCCCCTATCGAACTAGTTTTTATCGATTAAATTAgactcatttaattttaattttaatataatattcgaattttatataatagattatttttaaaaaatttgatattagacatttttatctataaaaaaattttattacattaaaatttataaattttacaaacagaaataaaatatataaattttttagtgtTGTTTTTACTTAGATAAATAGGTCTTTAAGATTGTAATAAAAAAACCTATATATATgtcttaattttataaaatttgagacctcaatgtaataaattttagaacAAAAGTGtctaatacaaaattttttaaacatctATTTGAGTATATATTCTTATACTAATGTTTATCAAGTACGCTTATCATCCGAAATctatttattcttaatatataaaagtagataCATAAGTTTATCCACATTACTTTTAAGATATCTTTCTCCTCCTACTAATGTCATGTCAGCAACATCGCTTACTTgacaaaattttagaatcatccACTCAATTTTTGCCAAATCAACTATTATTTCTAAATtagcaaaaatatatatatatataNTATCGGGTATTTAGTATATCTTACcgttataaataatataataaatgtatagctccaataattaatttattaatttctatgaataactcattaaatacaataaacatccatattacaaatgtcataataatattattaattataataaattttattccatACTATTGAAACTACTTGTATAAGTCTCTTATCATTATTTCTTCaaataacatcaaatttagcataaaaaatttatttttgaactaCACAATATCTCAAACTTACTCAATGGAGCATCAATTCATTTTTCATTTACATATATAGTTATTAAcaaaatactaataattttaAGAACATCGTGTTAAAAGTCACATTGTGCAAAAATCTCTCaagataaataaagaaattacaacACAAATAAAGAGCCAAAAAATTATTGCACTTACATCAACATTAGTTAGTGAATACAAAGgtacatctttttcaaaaaattttaaatctattttttttcttagttcaaagaattatattttatataatacatTAAATGAGACAAATACAATAcaatcttattttatataatctattatattataatattttaggtGATTATTCGGTTAGCACAACTTCGAATACAAAAATCTATATCAATCTACAAATGAAAAAATTCGCACAACTGACTAATGGATATTTCATAACTGATAAGTCTctcaaaaattaattcatttatttaaatattcaatttaacaaatataaaaaatcctaaacaGGGCTTATCAACATGAAGTAATGGAGATACCAATCCAAGACAATGTCAacacaaattttaagaataaaatgatTAGAAATCGAATAATTATTCAATAGAAAAGTGCATACAACTCAACAATTCATAAAGAATATGTCTTCACAAGAATGTACcataaaagaagaaagtaaCAACTCTAAGAACAaccaataaagaaaaaggagggCGAACGCCACATAAGAAGACTAAGTTCatcaactaaaataaatacaaaaattaaactaccaaataaaaatgtcattttatagaattttaacatctaaatcttttatattataaattattttaaataaaataccttttaaatttaattttagttgacatatatttaatttaattttacaaaatataataatttttaatattttattatatactatcattAATTTACCACTCTGTCACGGATCTCATTCTAGTTATctttaaatttcttaatttcAGTGCTAGAGTAATCTGGAGTGAGAATATGTTCATGCGTGTCTAAAGTAAGGGCACGGAACTAAGTTTTGAGGTTGGAGATTGGAGAATAATGGAACAATATCTCACATAACTTAATGAACATTTAAAAAAAGGCATCTGCGACATCATATCGTATACAGTTAtacatataaaagataagaaacggCTTACATTGGTTATTGTCAAtatgttgtgatgagcggaaaaAAAGTTCTACCAGCATCagtaattaattatgttaacAACTTGGGTATCTCCATTTCCTTAGGACTCAAAAGAATAATTTGGGAGATGGAAGTCTCTGTCATTATTCTGTGTTATTTTTAGGAACATGCATGTGTGAACTAGCTTGGGTGGCTGAAAATTATGAATACTAGTTTCTATTCTTAAGTAAAGAATATATAATGCagagaatttataatttattagttaagaTTTTGAATCAAGATGTGATATGAAACCTACTTTTATGATTACTCACTTAATTCGTTAATTCAAACTTTTTCCTGATCTGTTGTGAACAATTTCCATTCTCAAATACTGATTATGGTATCAATTCTTGTTCCATTATACTATACCTTATGCTTCCTCTTTgaatctctctctttctctgtgATGTATATAAATACCCGAAAACACACTCTCTCAAGAAGAGTTAAGAAGGAAAGTTATATATAGCTTGTGTTGGTTCCTCCACTATACCATTGTTATATAGATTACTCATTGTAGAGAATGAATGGGAAAAAGGATAGCATAGAAATTAGCATTCCTACTAATAAACCTGATTCTGAGAGTAGTATCAAATGTAGCATGAGTAAAGTTTGGTGTATTTGGAAGGAAGATGAAGTAATATTTGGCCTCAAAGCAGGACTATCTGTAGTTGTAGTGTCCCTATTAGCACTATTTAAAGCCCCCTACCATGTCTTTGGCACCAATATCATCTGGGCCATTATCACTGCTATCATCGTCTTCGAATACACTGTTGgtaagtataaaaatattttaatttgtgctGACTATTCACgtaaaaatatcttcttattataaaaaataatagttgaaaattgtttaataatttgactaaattgtcTTAAAAATATTTCCATATGAATagctattttaatttatatatcgaTATGTTTAAtaacaaccaaaaaaaaattaaaatgcgtCTTATttagactttttttttgtttctttaacattattcttaatatatgttagaaaaaaaaaactactaaaactattttatttaatatttatttattataaaatacattaaataaaaccaaaagtaataagttttgataattttttactaatatttgtTTGTTATCAATGTCCTTATTATACAATAAGACTAGTAATACATAGACACGGTATCATTACAAGGGTAAGtaactatatatgtatatttgcACCTTACACCATGGGTATCATTAATCAACTTCATGAATTCAATATTTGAAGGAGCAACGTTTAACCGAGGTTTTAATCGAGCACTAGGAAGCTTGCTGGCGGGAATCTTGGCCATAGCTGTTGTTCATATAGCGCTCTGGTGTGGCAGTGTCGCTCAACCTATTATTATTGGCCTTAGCATCTTCTTCGTTGGTAtgcatttattaattatattatacatGCCATGCAGCATTATGCATGTTTTCCAAAATTTATGTACGATATGATATGgagatgtatatatatatatatttacagcGAGCATAGCGTCAATGCTGAGAATTTGGCCATGGCTTGTGCAATATGAGTACGGGTTCAGGGTGATACAGATAAGCTACTGCTTGATCATAATCTCTGGATACAGAATGGGGAACCCAATTAAGAGTATGGTGGATCGCTGGTATTCAATCGCCATTGGAGGAATCATTTCAGTGTGTGTCAATGTCTTTGTTTATCCTATGTGGGCTGGTGATCAGCTTCATAACGATCTTGTTAAATGCTTTTATTCACTCGCAGATTCGCTCCAGGGTAATTAATATAAGGCCTCTAAGCTTCTTCATAATCCTTTTGATTTGCAACATGTATATATATCCCAACatgattttctttttgtcttttatGATATTATCAGAATGTGTAAAGAAATATTTAGAAGAAAGATCACAACACAAGTCTGAATTCATCACTTCCAATGGGATGGATGAGATTTTAGGTGAACTAGCTTATGAGAGATGTCAAAGCAACTTGGTTAATTCTGGGCCAAAGTTTGAAATGCTGGTACTATGAGCACACGCTCCCTGAAATATATagtatttcattttattttatatatttttttcatcttaGTTTCAATATCTAATGTGCATGACAATCTTCTATTTTCTGATTGCAAGGCTAATTCGGCAAAATGGGAGCCACCACATGGTAGATTCTTGCAATTTTTATACCCATGGTCACAATATCTTAAAGTTGCAGCAGTGTTACGCCACTGTGCCTATGAAGTTATGGCACTTGATACTATTCTACACTCAGAAATTCAGGTTGTAATAATATTCTCTCTTTACTACATAGTATTTGCATCAAATTAAATACAATCATGTATGAGAATCTTTAAATCTTTTTGCTACTATAGAAAGAAACTATTATTTTTGTATGCAACAGATATACATTCAAACTTTTGAgttatgttaaaaaaatgtttatcaTTTTCATATGACCTTATATTATGAAGTTCTTCCATTCTAATGgttggttttcacttttcagGCACCGTACAATCTGCGAATTCTATTTGAGTCAGAAATCAAAGAGGTATCAAACGAAGTGGCAGACCTTATAAGGATTCTAGGAAGGGACATCAGCAGCATGAAATGGAGCCTGAAAAACTCCCAGGTCAAGAGGGTTCACAGTGCTACCAAGAGGCTTCAACATTCTATGCAACTCCATTCTTATCTACTTCTCAAAACTACTTCTGAAGAAGATAGTGAGATAACGACAGACTTGTTACCTAGGATGAGGGCCTTGGAGAGTAC
The Arachis duranensis cultivar V14167 chromosome 5, aradu.V14167.gnm2.J7QH, whole genome shotgun sequence genome window above contains:
- the LOC127747586 gene encoding aluminum-activated malate transporter 9-like — protein: MSTRSLKYIVFHFILYIFFILVSISNVHDNLLFSDCKANSAKWEPPHGRFLQFLYPWSQYLKVAAVLRHCAYEVMALDTILHSEIQAPYNLRILFESEIKEVSNEVADLIRILGRDISSMKWSLKNSQVKRVHSATKRLQHSMQLHSYLLLKTTSEEDSEITTDLLPRMRALESTEALSLVNFTSSIIEFVARVDYLVEEVDRLSKMAKFKHDGQ
- the LOC107488297 gene encoding aluminum-activated malate transporter 9-like; the encoded protein is MNGKKDSIEISIPTNKPDSESSIKCSMSKVWCIWKEDEVIFGLKAGLSVVVVSLLALFKAPYHVFGTNIIWAIITAIIVFEYTVGATFNRGFNRALGSLLAGILAIAVVHIALWCGSVAQPIIIGLSIFFVASIASMLRIWPWLVQYEYGFRVIQISYCLIIISGYRMGNPIKSMVDRWYSIAIGGIISVCVNVFVYPMWAGDQLHNDLVKCFYSLADSLQGN